The DNA segment CGAGCACGAAGCGGATCTTCTTGTCGGCCAGGGTCTGGGCGACCTGCACGCCCTGCTTGGGGTCGGCCACGTCGTCGTTGATGTCCAGTTCGAACACCACGGGCTTGCCGGCCACCTTGACGCCCTTGGCGTTCAGTTCCTTGATGGCGAGCAGGGCGCCGTCGCGGTTGTCTCCTCCGTTGGCCGCCTGCGGGCCCGTCACGGGGCTCATGAAGCCGATGCGGACACGTTCCTGTGCCTGGGCATGGGCGGCCGCGCAGGCCAGTCCCAGGGCCATCGCGGTCAGGCGGAATATCGTTTGGGTCTTGCTCATTGGCATGTTCCTTGTGATGCAGGGATGGGGCACGACGATCGGATGGGCCTGGTGCCCCGGCAGGCGGGAAGGGCCCGCCTGGCTCGTGGCTGGGCGGACCGGCAAAAACCCCCGATTGTGCGCACGCTTTCGGTGCGTTGACGCGCAGTGCCCGCCGAAAGCGGGGTGGTGCAGATCACACGGCGATGCCGAGCGACCGGATGGCGACCCGCGCGGCCGCGAGGTCCCAGGCGGCCGTGCCCACGCTCTTGAAGACCGCCGGGCGGCTGCGGTCGGGCCCGGCCGCGATCAGCGACGCGAGCGGACGGACACTGCTCCAGTCCACCTGCGCGCGGATCAGGTCGCCGGCCTCGTGCCGGGCGCCCGCGGGGTCGTCGGCGTACAGGTCGCTGCCCTGTAGGGTGGTGGCACCGATCTCGGCCATGCCGGGCCGGAAGGCTCCGACCCCGATGACCACGCGCCCGGCACGGGCCGGCTCGTCGTAGATGGGATCCGTGGCGGTGGTGAGCGCGATGACCACATCGACCGACTCCTGAATGGCCCCGGGGCAGGATTGGACGGCGGAGGGTGCTGCGGACTGCGCGCAGAAAGCCTGCGCTGCCACGGGCGTCCGGCCGCGCACGAGCACCGTGCAGGCGGGATGCAGTTCCCGTATCGCCTGGAGGTGGTGCCGGGCCTGCACGCCCGTGCCGATGAGCAGCACCTGCCGTGGCGCATGCCCCAGCAGCCGGCCCAGCGCCACCATCGAGACGGCCGCCGTGCGGCG comes from the Paracidovorax avenae ATCC 19860 genome and includes:
- the lhpI gene encoding bifunctional Delta(1)-pyrroline-2-carboxylate/Delta(1)-piperideine-2-carboxylate reductase; the encoded protein is MTSALPAQAAALHACDQAATAHALPFAALVPAIEAAAIELHRGEITSPERLALPLGQGGVMLSMPAVAHDLGIHKLVTVQPGNAARQLPTLHGIVTVCDAPSGRPLCQLHGPELTGRRTAAVSMVALGRLLGHAPRQVLLIGTGVQARHHLQAIRELHPACTVLVRGRTPVAAQAFCAQSAAPSAVQSCPGAIQESVDVVIALTTATDPIYDEPARAGRVVIGVGAFRPGMAEIGATTLQGSDLYADDPAGARHEAGDLIRAQVDWSSVRPLASLIAAGPDRSRPAVFKSVGTAAWDLAAARVAIRSLGIAV